One Narcine bancroftii isolate sNarBan1 chromosome 3, sNarBan1.hap1, whole genome shotgun sequence DNA window includes the following coding sequences:
- the tsen34 gene encoding tRNA-splicing endonuclease subunit Sen34 isoform X2: MLLIHVAEGRALVWDAEGARLLRELHGICGSPIGSLTRQPRQNHRLGLPLSLLPEEARLLAEGGLAQLVGPPAGPDMLATETPLEDTHARQRCLALERRRQQLQALVVHIRTEQRKKGQADEETDGQDPKAEGVDSPLAPLKELEGLDRDFSFPLASCLVHLPTACPRSRTLRCLDWRHPSPHWPHPSDPTYHLRYAIYRDLRRRGYYLTAAGKFGGDFLVYPAVHNPGTTLPHRPSLFWAGDPMRFHAHYVALCLPYNRQIPLPELVTAGRLCSSVKKTVLLCSVVEGERVVCTSMSWSGIRNC; the protein is encoded by the exons ATGTTGCTGATCCACGTGGCCGAGGGCCGGGCTTTGGTGTGGGACGCGGAGGGGGCCCGTCTTCTGCGGGAGCTCCATGGCATCTGTGGCTCGCCAATTGGCTCACTGACCCGCCAGCCCCGCCAGAACCACCGCCTGGGCCTCCCCCTCAGCCTGCTGCCTGAGGAGGCCCGGCTCCTGGCGGAAGGGGGCCTGGCCCAGCTGGTGGGGCCTCCAGCAGGCCCCGACATGCTGGCGACAGAGACTCCCCTTGAAGACACCCATGCCAGGCAGAGGTGCCTGGCCCTGGAGCGCAGGAGGCAGCAGCTCCAGGCGCTGGTCGTCCACATCCGGACGGAGCAGAGGAAGAAGGGACAGGCAGATGAGGAGACAG ATGGACAGGACCCCAAGGCAGAGGGGGTGGACTCTCCCCTCGCCCCTCTGAAGGAGCTGGAGGGGTTGGACCGGGATTTCTCGTTCCCCCTAGCCTCCTGCTTGGTGCACCTACCCACCGCCTGCCCCCGGAGCCGGACCCTGCGGTGCCTGGACTGGAGGCATCCATCTCCCCACTGGCCTCACCCCTCAGACCCTACCTATCACCTCCGTTACGCCATCTACAGGGACCTGCGCCGGCGTGGATACTACCTCACAGCCGCCGGCAAATTCGGCGGAGACTTCCTCGTCTATCCAG CCGTCCACAATCCAGGAACAACACTGCCTCACCGCCCCTCTCTCTTCTGGGCAGGTGACCCAATGAGGTTCCACGCCCACTACGTGGCTCTGTGCCTCCCATACAACAGGCAGATCCCGCTGCCAGAGCTGGTGACGGCTGGTCGACTGTGTTCAAGTGTTAAGAAGACGGTGCTGCTGTGCTCAGtagtggagggggagagggtggtctGCACCTCGATGAGTTGGAGTGGGATACG gaactGTTGA
- the tsen34 gene encoding tRNA-splicing endonuclease subunit Sen34 isoform X3: protein MLLIHVAEGRALVWDAEGARLLRELHGICGSPIGSLTRQPRQNHRLGLPLSLLPEEARLLAEGGLAQLVGPPAGPDMLATETPLEDTHARQRCLALERRRQQLQALVVHIRTEQRKKGQADEETDGQDPKAEGVDSPLAPLKELEGLDRDFSFPLASCLVHLPTACPRSRTLRCLDWRHPSPHWPHPSDPTYHLRYAIYRDLRRRGYYLTAAGKFGGDFLVYPGDPMRFHAHYVALCLPYNRQIPLPELVTAGRLCSSVKKTVLLCSVVEGERVVCTSMSWSGIR, encoded by the exons ATGTTGCTGATCCACGTGGCCGAGGGCCGGGCTTTGGTGTGGGACGCGGAGGGGGCCCGTCTTCTGCGGGAGCTCCATGGCATCTGTGGCTCGCCAATTGGCTCACTGACCCGCCAGCCCCGCCAGAACCACCGCCTGGGCCTCCCCCTCAGCCTGCTGCCTGAGGAGGCCCGGCTCCTGGCGGAAGGGGGCCTGGCCCAGCTGGTGGGGCCTCCAGCAGGCCCCGACATGCTGGCGACAGAGACTCCCCTTGAAGACACCCATGCCAGGCAGAGGTGCCTGGCCCTGGAGCGCAGGAGGCAGCAGCTCCAGGCGCTGGTCGTCCACATCCGGACGGAGCAGAGGAAGAAGGGACAGGCAGATGAGGAGACAG ATGGACAGGACCCCAAGGCAGAGGGGGTGGACTCTCCCCTCGCCCCTCTGAAGGAGCTGGAGGGGTTGGACCGGGATTTCTCGTTCCCCCTAGCCTCCTGCTTGGTGCACCTACCCACCGCCTGCCCCCGGAGCCGGACCCTGCGGTGCCTGGACTGGAGGCATCCATCTCCCCACTGGCCTCACCCCTCAGACCCTACCTATCACCTCCGTTACGCCATCTACAGGGACCTGCGCCGGCGTGGATACTACCTCACAGCCGCCGGCAAATTCGGCGGAGACTTCCTCGTCTATCCAG GTGACCCAATGAGGTTCCACGCCCACTACGTGGCTCTGTGCCTCCCATACAACAGGCAGATCCCGCTGCCAGAGCTGGTGACGGCTGGTCGACTGTGTTCAAGTGTTAAGAAGACGGTGCTGCTGTGCTCAGtagtggagggggagagggtggtctGCACCTCGATGAGTTGGAGTGGGATACGGTGA